Part of the Musa acuminata AAA Group cultivar baxijiao chromosome BXJ2-7, Cavendish_Baxijiao_AAA, whole genome shotgun sequence genome is shown below.
ATAACAAATTATCAGATTGAGAATTATAAAATTTAACTGATTagatatattcaaaatttattataCTAAGCACAATGGGCTTGCTTGAGACCATAAAGAGTCCTAAGTAACTTATAAATATGTTGAGGAAGATTGTGATAATAAAGGCTAGAGGttacctcataaatatatcctcaaaaatattattataaataaatatattattcacaTCCAACTATCGAAGTCGTCAATTGTTAGACAAGGCAAAATGtaaaataatatgaatttttGTTGCTTCACAATTTGGCTAAAGGTGTCATGGTACATAAGGCCTACACGTAAATGAAATCTCTTTGCAATAAGTCTTGCTTTATACTTATTAATGGACCCATCAAGATTTCGTTTGATATAAAAGACTCATTTGCACCCTATAAGATTTTAACTTGGATTGGATGAGACTAAGTCCCATGTACTATTCTATAATAAAACATTATATTCTTCATACTTTGCTACTCATTATTCGGAAATTTTTAAGGCTTTATTGACAATAAAAGGTTAAGAAATGAATTTTTGGGAttactttataaaaataaagaaacatTTATTTGGTTTGAAGACTTAATTTTTGGATCTAGTAACCATCGGATGAATTGGTGTAGGGTCAATAACATCTCTAAGATGTGTtgaacaagaaataaaataagaGATATTATAACCAAATTTTGCTATGAATTCTTCGAATTCGTGATACTGTCGCAAGGTAACTCGAGGGACAAAATAACATATTATTCATTATGCACTACTAAGGAAAGACTTAATAGGTTTTGAATGGATAAAATGTTTGGATTGATGAGTAAGGTTGATGTTTTATGAGGTAACTCATGAATTTGAGGGATCCAATCAATAAAGTTATTGGAAGCTAGTATGGGTAAAAAAGAGTCAAGtaatttataaagaaaaatatatttcataaaatCAATATAGCGATaaataaaaattcttttcattgataaatcaaaatatttaaaggcACTTTGATTAGTagaatatctaagaaagacacaTAGTTTTGATCAAACTTTCAATTTATTATAGGTGTAAGTTTTTAATCATATATAATATAGACACCCAAAACATGTAATTTACTATAGTTACAAGTGGATCTAAATAGTTTTTTAAATGCTGAACTATGTTAAGAATTAGAGTGGGCATACGATTAATAAGATAAGTTGATATAACAAATGTATGAGACCAAAATTAAAGAGGTAAGGAAGCTTAGCAAAGAGTGTGGAACCAATTTGGACGATATACTGATGATAACGATCTACAATCTCATTATATTCAGAAATATGTGGAGGGGTAAGAAAATGAGAGATTCCATTGGTTTTAGAAAAATTAGCTTTTgaaattcattattattattagagtaaaataaaataatagatcATCGAAAGAACTTTTCAACAATAAGTTTGAACTTAGAAAAAATAATGAATACTTCATATTTTTgcttcataaaaaataattatatacacTTTGTGAAACAATCAATGGAAATAAAATAGCAGTTAAATTTATCGTAAGATTGTAATGGTGAAAGAGGCTGACTATATAAGTTCAAGAGGCTAATTACTTGTTAGAGAGGATTTAGAAAATGGAAAGTTAtgcattttattgtattttcatgaATTACATGAAAAAGAATGATAAGATAATGATGATAATAAGGTAAATTATAAGAATAAATAATATGATTTAGAACCTTAAAAAAAGATGAAATAAGTGATTGTGTTATTCTCAAATGGAGCCTTAGTGGTGGCCAAAGAAAAAATGAATTAAGATGAAGATGATACAACACTTGGctacttataaatttcatctCTACTTAGTCCCTCCATAAGATATGCCCCCATATTaagataattcataataaataaaaaagtataaaaaattaattaaaatattattagaataaCATAATTTGGAGATATATATTAGGTTCTTCTTGAtatcaaaaacataaaaaaaaaatcataaagtaaaaaaaaattgaggaaaAGGGATTATTTATAGAACTAGTATAATTTATTTTGAGATCTTTACCATCATCTATCATAATATCATTTGAACCATTATAATATGAATAAAGAGATACATTATTTAAGTCAAATATGACATGATGAGAAGCACTAGAATCTATAAGCTAATTTGATAAAGGTTGAAAGGATTGAGCAACAAAGTGGACATATGGTAATAAAAATCAGCTAAGTAGTGTAGTAGAATATATAGAATAAGGTGAATATGAAGGCTGAAATAACTATATGATATCTCATTTTCTGGAAAGAGAATATTAGTAAGgatattattgaaaaaaataaatcatattaagattatcatgattctatcaatattttgataatatattatcatgattctaaatcataaaaattatgagaatatattattatgatttcatcaataatgAGGATCATGATCTCAATGTGGTCTCCtacattataaaataatttatgtgaatattttatatttattaatgatTGAGAAAATcatgtaattatcatattttgtaaTCTCTTTGTTGTTGAATTATTGCCCGGATTTGTTGATATGGTTCCATTAATAATATTGAATTATCATGTCATATTATTGCCATCAAAATGATTATTTAGATGGTTGCCTTGTTGGTTGTGGATCTTGTCTTTATTGTTAGAATTAACTTTGTTAGCAAGATTAACGGTGATAGAAGCAGCATCAGAAGCTGCTCACTTAATAtaagtatatcatgaaatttttttaaaagatataaGACTATCACCAGCACGAATCGTAGTTGAGATTTTCTTGTAATCTAAACCAGGaccattttaatatataaaaaatgatcTCTTCATCATCAAGAGGTATATGAGccatagcaagtgcatttgctttAGTTTTGATAGTTTGCATATAgttagaaatatattttttgctCTTAGAAAGGTTGAAGAGAGTTTCTCGAAATTGTATAAGGCGATCATCAGATTGGTTAGCATACATTATTGAAATCTTAAACCACACTTCATGAGAGGATTTTATAGAGACTACATAGAGAATAATTTGAGAAGATAGAGGTAATGATAGTACTTCTAAGAAGATTTTGATTaatccaaaaaaatatgtttaagattgACAATTTCAAGATTATTCATTCTAATCATTTGTGAAGGACAGTCATCTACGTAATCTATAACATCATAACCGATTGAAAGAGAATAAAATAGAATATATCATAAGGTATAATTTGTAGATGTAAGTTTGAGAGGGAACTTTGAAAAGAAAAGACTAGCTTAAGAGACATTATCAATCATATCAAAAAGTTGAGAAGAAAAGACCCTAAAGcaacttagaaaaaaaaaagatttactaGAATATATAATTCAAGTACCATTAAAGAAATGATCAGCTTGAATTTTCATTGATAGTAGATATGAATTTATACACATAAAGAgaaattataaaatatgataattatatactttttttattaataataaatataaaatatttatttaaattatttcataatatagaaaattATGTTGagatcataatttttattattgatagaatcatgataatatgttatcataaatttatataatttaaaactataataatatattatcaaaatagtaaaaatatcatgataatattgatttttttaataatatttttcctaATAAAGCATAAAGCATGCAAGGACGCTGGGAAACATGAGAAGCGGTCAGTTCAGCAGCCGCCGCGTCGCGTGCGTACGAGACAACGCCGCATGTGCACATGCTCGAACCTTATCCGGAAATAGAAGGATCATAGGAGTTGTGACGTGGAGGGCCACGTGTTGCATACGTGGGTATGCGGTGATTTGATTTGGTGTGGTGCGCTTTTTGTCGAGACTCGATAATTTTCTGTGTTCCACAAAATACAAAAGAAATTTAATCACGTGGCATCCGAACATAGGATGCGCGATTACGGTGGGCCGGAAAGGGCATCGGTGTGTTGTATGTTCATCCTCCGTTTTGTCTGACCAGCCCAAATCGGATCTTTGTTAGGACGTGTCCAGCACTTGTAATAGTTTGGTCTACTCTAGATTTCATTCTCTGGAATTTGAGCAGTCATTTTACCGCCATAGGTTTCCAAGTCACGAGAGCAGGACCCTTATCCACGCAAGAAACCTtatcttcttctttccttctccgTGTGTTCAAACCATCCCAATAAAAAGGATGTGACGTCCTTCCCCAACTCGTATAAAATACCACAACCTTCCCATCCACAGCTCCATTCCAATCCTTTTTCCTGTGCTGCTATCGAAGCAATCCTCACTTTTTAACTTGCGTACCTTTATTCGATTCTTGGTATTGTTAGGTTTAGAGTTAAGAGAagcaaagaggaagaagagagaccgAGAAAGTGAAGATGTTGGCCATCTTCCACAAGACCTTTGCCCACCCCCCTCAGGAGCTCAACTGTCCTGAGTCCACCTACGGCGGCCCTTCCAAGCCCGGCTACCGCCGGCGCCAACCCAAGAACCCTGATGAGATCCTCCGGGACTTCCACTCCGCCCACCACGCCCACTCCTTATGCGCCACCTTCAGCtgcggcgctgccctcgcctgtctCGGCCTTGACGCTCCCCATCCCTCCCTCCACCACCAGAGGTCCGTTTCTTCATATGCCTACATAACATTAGCATCACAAGTGTGTGTACGTGGCATAACTGTGTTGTGCTGCAGGTTGTTCTGTAGCTTTGATGAGGTATACTGCATGTTCGTGGGGAGCCTGAACAATCTGAGCTCTCTCATCAGGCAGTACGGGTTGTGCAGCAAATCGACCAACGAGGCGCTGCTGGTGATCCAGGCCTACCGTACTCTGCGCGACCGCGGTCCGTACCCCGCCGACCAGGTCCTCAAAGAGATCGCCGGCAGCTTCGCGTTCGTCGTCTACGACAACAAGACCGGTGCCGTCTTCGCCGCTCTGGTACGTACGTGCATTCGCACAATGTGCTCGACCTATTTAACGTGGCTACACGCACTTAACTTGGTCCTCATTCTCGATTGGCCAGAGCTCGGACGATCGCGTGCCACTGTACTGGGGCATCGCTGCGGATGGGTCGATTGTGATCTGTGATGATGTAgaaaccatgaaggaaagctgcggCAAATCTTACGCTCCGTTCCCTACTGGTATGGAGACAATCTCTATGGCTGTTGTTATAGGCGTATATAATATCTAACTTGAGATCGGCATGTGAACTGGTTGGTTCAGGGTGCATGTTCCACAGCGAGGGAGGGTTGAGGAGCTTCGAGCACCCAACGAGGAAGATGAGGACGATGCCGAGGGTGGACAGCGAGGGGGTGATGTGTGGCGCCAGCTTCAGGGTGGACACCTTCTCCAAGGTCAACACCATGCCCCGGGTGGGAAGCGCCTCCAACTGGGCCTCGTGGAATGACTGACTCCTACTGAGTCCGATCGGATGCTGGTGGTGTTTGTCTATGTACAGTCTCGGAGCTTCCGTTAAAATATAGTGTGTGAGAATTGTTGTATGATCCGTATCCCTGTCTGTTCATAATGGATCTGCATCTATCTCGGCATGATT
Proteins encoded:
- the LOC103973220 gene encoding stem-specific protein TSJT1-like gives rise to the protein MLAIFHKTFAHPPQELNCPESTYGGPSKPGYRRRQPKNPDEILRDFHSAHHAHSLCATFSCGAALACLGLDAPHPSLHHQRLFCSFDEVYCMFVGSLNNLSSLIRQYGLCSKSTNEALLVIQAYRTLRDRGPYPADQVLKEIAGSFAFVVYDNKTGAVFAALSSDDRVPLYWGIAADGSIVICDDVETMKESCGKSYAPFPTGCMFHSEGGLRSFEHPTRKMRTMPRVDSEGVMCGASFRVDTFSKVNTMPRVGSASNWASWND